In Quercus robur chromosome 11, dhQueRobu3.1, whole genome shotgun sequence, the following proteins share a genomic window:
- the LOC126706175 gene encoding protein DJ-1 homolog C, producing MLCKQASIPMESLSSFLSPTPLNFSSHKLSPMAASATTFSSLSFASMPSQHQRTSTPKRTSKPTKTLSPTIPTPTITTTTTTTTTTSLPPKKVLVPIGFGTEEMEAVIIVDVLRRAGADVTVASVEPQLQIEASSGTKLVADTSISTCSDQVFDLVALPGGMPGSARLRDCEVLQKIMSKQAEEKRLYGAICAAPAVTLKPWGLLKKKQTTCHPAFMDKLPTFWAVKSSIQVSGELTTSRGPGTTFEFSLSLVEQLFGESIAKEVGQGLLVSSADDNLTKEEFNKVEWSVDHTPRVLIPVANGSEAIEVVTIADILRRAKVDVIIASLEKSVQILASQGTKIVADKLIGDAAESIYDIIILPGGTAGAERIHKSKILKKLIKEQDSAGRIYGAVCSSPTVLQRQGLLKDKRATAHPSVVDTLTKVVDGAKVVIDGKLITSRGLATVVDFALTIVGKLFGYGRARSVAEGLVFEYPRS from the exons ATGCTTTGCAAACAAGCATCCATTCCCATGGAGTCTCTCTCGTCTTTTCTTTCACCAACGCCTCTCAACTTCTCTTCTCACAAGCTCTCTCCAATGGCTGCCTCTGCAACTACTTTTTCTTCCTTATCATTTGCATCCATGCCCTCCCAACACCAACGAACTTCCACCCCAAAACGCACTTCAAAACCCACTAAAACCCTCTCTCCAACAATACCAACACCCAcaatcacaacaacaacaacaacaacaaccaccacctcTCTTCCTCCAAAGAAG GTTCTGGTTCCTATTGGATTTGGTACAGAGGAAATGGAAGCTGTTATTATAGTTGATGTTCTACGCCGAGCTGGTGCGGATGTGACCGTGGCCTCGGTGGAGCCACAGCTTCAGATTGAAGCTTCTAGCGGTACCAAACTGGTTGCTGATACCTCCATCTCGACTTGTTCTGATCAAGTTTTCGATCTGGTCGCATTGCCG GGAGGAATGCCCGGCTCGGCACGGTTAAGAGACTGTGAAGTTCTGCAGAAAATAATGAGCAAACAAGCTGAGGAAAAAAGGCTATATGGGGCTATCTGTGCTGCCCCTGCAGTCACGCTGAAGCCTTGGGGTCTTCTGAAGAAAAAGCAG ACGACTTGTCACCCTGCATTCATGGACAAGCTTCCAACCTTCTGGGCTGTTAAATCTAGTATTCAAGTTTCAGGAGAGCTTACAACAAGCCGTGGTCCCGGAACTACTTTTGAGTTTTCTCTTTCCTTAGTGGAGCAGCTGTTTGGAGAGTCAATTGCCAAAGAGGTTGGACAAGGGTTG TTGGTGTCTTCTGCTGATGATAATCTAACAAAGGAAGAGTTCAACAAAGTTGAATGGTCTGTTGACCACACCCCTCGT GTCCTCATTCCAGTTGCAAATGGCTCTGAAGCAATTGAAGTAGTAACTATTGCAGATATTCTACGGCGAGCAAAAGTTGATGTCATCATTGCTTCACTTGAAAAATCTGTGCAAATTTTGGCATCTCAAGGCACAAAAATTGTTGCTGACAAGTTAATCGGCGATGCTGCTGAGTCAATATATGATATAATCATTCTTCCA GGAGGAACTGCCGGGGCTGAGCGGATACACAAATCTAAGATTCTCAAGAAGCTGATCAAAGAACAAGATTCAGCTGGAAGAATATATGGAGCAGTCTGCTCTTCACCCACAGTCCTGCAAAGACAGGGTTTACTGAAG GATAAAAGAGCTACTGCCCATCCATCTGTCGTAGACACGCTTACAAAAGTAGTGGATGGTGCCAAAGTGGTCATTGACGGTAAACTGATTACAAGCAGGGGACTTGCTACAGTAGTAGATTTTGCTTTGACTATTGTAGGCAAGCTTTTTGGTTATGGAAGAGCAAGAAGTGTTGCAGAAGGTCTTGTTTTTGAGTATCCAAGGAGTTAG
- the LOC126707256 gene encoding methylcrotonoyl-CoA carboxylase beta chain, mitochondrial produces MLRVLARRASCWGSRNPWMLAQPRRDFCLGLGVLPDSIDRTSDSFTRNSKAMDELISDLQSHIAKVLSGGGAEAVKRNRSRNKLLPRERIDRLLDPGSSFLELSQLAGHELYEEALPSAGIITGIGPVHGRLCMFVANDPTVKGGTYYPITVKKHLRAQEIATQCKLPCIYLVDSGGAFLPKQADVFPDKDNFGRIFYNQAVMSAEGIPQIALVLGSCTAGGAYIPAMADESVMVKGNGTIFLAGPPLVKAATGEEVSAEDLGGAAVHCKTSGVSDYFAQDELHGLALGRNIIKNLHMAGKEGLLSRLETVNHEFKEPLYDVKELCSIAPTDLKQSFDIRSVIARIVDGSEFDEFKKLYGTTLVTGFARIFGQPVGIIGNNGILFNESALKGAHFIELCTQRNIPLVFLQNITGFMVGSRSEANGIAKSGAKMVMAVSCAKVPKVTIIVGGSFGAGNYAMCGRAYSPNFMFLWPNAKISVMGGAQAAGVLAQIEKGNKKKQGIQWNKEEEERFKAKVVEAYEKEGSSYYSTARLWDDGIIDPADTRKIIGLCISASMNRPAEDTKYGVFRM; encoded by the exons atgCTTAGAGTATTGGCGAGAAGGGCAAGTTGTTGGGGTTCACGTAATCCATGGATGCTAGCTCAGCCGAGAAGGGACTTCTGCCTTGGATTAGGAGTCCTTCCCGACTCCATTGACCGGACCTCCGACTCCTTCACTCGCAACTCCAAGGCCATGGATGAACTCATCTCCGACCTCCAATCCCACATAGCCAAG GTTCTAAGTGGAGGAGGAGCAGAGGCGGTGAAGAGGAATAGGAGTAGGAATAAGCTTCTACCCAGAGAAAGAATTGATCGCCTTCTTGATCCTGGTTCTTCATTCCTTGAACTTTCTCAG CTTGCAGGCCATGAATTATATGAAGAAGCCTTGCCATCTGCTGGGATTATTACTGGGATAGGTCCGGTGCATGGACGACTTTGTATGTTTGTGGCTAATGACCCGACTGTCAAGGGAGGCACTTACTATCCCATCACCGTTAAGAAACATCTTAGGGCACAAGAGATTGCCACTCAATGTAAATTACCATGCATATATCTCGTTGATAGTGGAGGTGCTTTCCTTCCTAAGCAGGCTGATGTCTTCCCTGACAAGGATAATTTTGGTAGAATTTTCTATAATCAAGCTGTGATGTCTGCTGAAGGCATCCCCCAAATTGCACTGGTATTGGGTTCCTGCACAGCTGGGGGTGCCTATATACCTGCGATGGCTGATGAAAGTGTCATGGTCAAAGGAAATGGTACTATTTTCCTGGCAGGACCCCCACTTGTAAAG gCTGCTACAGGAGAAGAAGTCTCTGCAGAAGATTTGGGGGGTGCTGCTGTGCATTGCAAGACATCAGGAGTTTCAGATTATTTTGCTCAAG ATGAACTACATGGACTTGCTCTTGGGAGAAACATCATTAAAAACTTGCACATGGCTGGGAAAGAGGGACTGCTAAGTAGATTGGAAACTGTAAACCATGAATTTAAAGAACCATTATATGATGTAAAGGAACTTTGTTCCATTGCACCAACTGACCTTAAGCAGTCCTTTGATATACGGTCAGTTATTGCTCGCATTGTTGATGGAAGCGAATTTGACGAATTCAAGAAATTGTATGGCACT ACTCTTGTAACAGGATTTGCTAGAATTTTTGGACAGCCAGTTGGAATAATTGGAAACAATGGGATATTATTTAATGAATCTGCTCTAAAAGGGGCCCATTTCATTGAACTGTGCACTCAACGAAACATTCCTTTGGTCTTCCTTCAGAACATCACTGGATTTATG GTTGGCTCAAGATCCGAGGCAAATGGAATAGCAAAATCTGGAGCAAAAATGGTTATGGCAGTTTCATGTGCAAAG GTTCCCAAAGTTACTATAATCGTTGGTGGAAGCTTTGGTGCTGGAAATTATGCAATGTGTGGCCGTGCTTATAGTCCGAACTTCATGTTCCTTTGGCCAAATGCCAAAATATCTGTGATGGGTGGTGCCCAG GCTGCTGGTGTGCTAGCTCAAATAGAAAAAGGCAACAAGAAAAAGCAAGGGATTCAG TGGaacaaggaagaagaggaaagatTCAAGGCAAAGGTTGTGGAGGCATATGAGAAAGAAGGAAGTTCTTATTACTCCACAGCAAGGCTCTGGGATGATGGCATTATTGATCCAGCTGACACAAGAAAAATCATAGGTCTCTGCATCTCTGCTTCCATGAATCGTCCTGCAGAAGATACCAAATATGGTGTATTTAGAATGTGA